In Serratia marcescens subsp. marcescens ATCC 13880, a single genomic region encodes these proteins:
- a CDS encoding helix-turn-helix domain-containing protein: MNTMIKIALFDENRYFSAGWQEALALHFSTYGKRTLLLDAQQVHEADLVFCYFPPGVQSCFCHFFETQTAGRKTLYFSLRTPEGRHKRTVGNRCALEAGVIYHDTPLVSALYQVSAELERRSKWPGRPGCGRNCICQHRGLTLREQEIMRCMTREMGVTQIARMLDISVKTVSNHKMSVMRKMGFRRNAELYGWLRHSARPGAMGLEPAFSRALRQGRNGIETAPAKSDRPAP; the protein is encoded by the coding sequence CCGTTACTTCAGCGCCGGCTGGCAGGAGGCTCTGGCGCTGCACTTCAGCACTTACGGCAAGCGCACGCTGTTACTGGATGCGCAGCAGGTTCACGAAGCCGATCTGGTGTTCTGCTATTTTCCTCCCGGCGTGCAAAGCTGTTTTTGTCACTTCTTTGAGACGCAGACCGCGGGGCGCAAAACGCTGTATTTCTCGTTGCGAACGCCGGAGGGGCGGCATAAGCGCACCGTTGGGAACCGTTGCGCGCTGGAGGCCGGTGTTATCTACCACGATACGCCGTTGGTCTCGGCGCTGTATCAGGTGAGCGCCGAGCTGGAACGGCGCAGCAAATGGCCGGGCAGGCCGGGTTGTGGCAGGAACTGCATATGCCAGCACCGCGGCCTGACGCTGCGCGAACAGGAGATCATGCGCTGTATGACGCGGGAGATGGGGGTGACGCAAATCGCACGGATGCTGGACATCAGCGTGAAAACCGTCAGCAACCACAAGATGAGCGTTATGCGCAAAATGGGATTCCGGCGTAATGCCGAGCTTTATGGGTGGCTGCGACACAGCGCCCGTCCCGGCGCCATGGGGCTCGAACCGGCATTCAGCCGGGCGTTGCGGCAGGGAAGGAACGGCATTGAGACGGCGCCGGCCAAATCGGACCGGCCGGCGCCTTAA
- a CDS encoding L-serine ammonia-lyase — protein MVSVFDIFKIGIGPSSSHTVGPMKAGKQFIDDLIAHQQLQDTTRVVVDVYGSLSLTGKGHHTDIAIIMGLAGNLPHDVDIDSIPGFIRDVEQRGRLPLANGHHEVDFPQHGGMNFHGDNLPLHENGMRIRAFAGERLLHSKTYYSIGGGFIVDEEHFGQSAEGATPVPYPFKSAHDLQQHCKETGLSLSGLVMQNELALRSKADIDAHFADVWQVMSAGIERGINTEGLLPGPMKVPRRAAALRRILVTGDKNNIDPMNVVDWINMFALAVNEENAAGGRVVTAPTNGACGIIPAVLAYYDKFIRPVNANSYTRYFLASGVIGALYKMNASISGAEVGCQGEVGVACSMAAAGLTELLGGSPAQVCIAAEIAMEHHLGLTCDPLAGQVQVPCIERNAISAVKAVNAARMAMRRTSQPRVCLDKVIETMYETGKDMNAKYRETSQGGLAIKVVACN, from the coding sequence ATGGTCAGCGTTTTCGATATTTTCAAAATTGGCATTGGCCCATCCAGTTCTCACACCGTTGGTCCGATGAAAGCCGGCAAACAGTTCATTGACGATCTGATCGCCCACCAGCAGCTGCAGGACACCACCCGCGTGGTGGTCGACGTGTACGGTTCGCTGTCGTTAACCGGTAAAGGCCACCATACCGATATCGCCATCATCATGGGCCTGGCCGGCAACCTGCCGCACGACGTGGACATCGACAGCATTCCGGGCTTTATCCGCGACGTCGAACAGCGCGGCCGCCTGCCGCTGGCCAACGGCCACCACGAGGTGGATTTCCCGCAGCATGGCGGCATGAATTTCCACGGCGATAACCTGCCGCTGCACGAAAACGGCATGCGCATCCGCGCCTTCGCCGGTGAACGCTTGCTGCACAGCAAAACCTATTACTCGATCGGCGGCGGTTTCATCGTCGACGAAGAGCACTTCGGCCAGTCCGCCGAGGGCGCAACGCCGGTGCCCTACCCGTTCAAATCGGCGCACGATTTGCAGCAGCATTGCAAAGAGACCGGGCTGTCGTTGTCCGGCCTGGTGATGCAGAACGAGCTGGCGCTGCGCAGCAAAGCGGATATCGACGCGCACTTCGCCGACGTCTGGCAGGTGATGAGCGCCGGTATTGAGCGCGGCATCAACACCGAAGGCCTGCTGCCCGGCCCGATGAAGGTGCCGCGCCGCGCCGCCGCGCTGCGCCGCATTCTGGTGACCGGAGACAAGAACAATATCGACCCGATGAACGTGGTCGATTGGATCAACATGTTCGCGCTGGCGGTCAACGAAGAGAACGCCGCCGGTGGCCGCGTGGTTACCGCCCCGACCAACGGCGCCTGCGGCATCATCCCTGCGGTGCTGGCCTACTACGACAAGTTCATCCGCCCGGTGAACGCCAATTCCTACACCCGCTACTTCCTGGCGTCCGGCGTGATTGGCGCGCTGTACAAGATGAACGCCTCGATCTCCGGCGCCGAAGTGGGTTGCCAGGGGGAAGTGGGCGTCGCCTGCTCGATGGCGGCGGCCGGGTTGACCGAGCTGCTGGGCGGCAGCCCGGCGCAGGTGTGCATCGCGGCGGAGATCGCCATGGAGCACCATTTGGGACTGACCTGCGATCCGCTCGCCGGCCAGGTTCAGGTGCCTTGCATCGAACGCAACGCCATTTCCGCCGTCAAGGCAGTCAATGCCGCGCGCATGGCGATGCGCCGCACCAGCCAACCGCGGGTTTGTCTGGATAAGGTCATCGAAACCATGTACGAAACCGGCAAAGACATGAACGCCAAATACCGCGAAACCTCACAGGGCGGGCTGGCGATCAAGGTCGTGGCCTGCAACTGA
- a CDS encoding HAAAP family serine/threonine permease, which translates to MDTTQTGTIASAASGSSSTWRKTDTMWMLGLYGTAIGAGVLFLPINAGIGGLIPLIIMAIIAFPMTFFAHRGLCRFVLSGKNPGEDITAVVEEHFGITAGKLITLLYFFAIYPILLVYSVAITNTVDSFITHQLGMTSPPRAILSLILIVGLMTIVRFGEQAIVKTMSILVFPFVAVLMLLAVYLIPNWTGAIFENVSLSGSGTGMGHGLIMTLWLAIPVMVFSFNHSPIISAFAVAKREEYGADAEKKCSRILAYAHIMMVLTVMFFVFSCVLSLTPENLAEAKAQNISILSYLANHFNNPMIEYIAPVIAFVAITKSFLGHYLGAREGFNGLVAKSMKSRGKTVSTAKLNRMTAIFMLVTTWIVATLNPSILGMIETLGGPIIAMLLFLMPMYAIRKVPAMRKYSGHISNVFVVVMGLIAISAIVFSLLG; encoded by the coding sequence ATGGACACTACACAGACCGGCACAATTGCCTCTGCGGCCTCGGGCTCCAGCAGTACCTGGCGTAAAACGGATACCATGTGGATGTTGGGCCTGTACGGCACCGCCATCGGCGCAGGCGTCCTGTTCTTGCCCATCAACGCCGGCATCGGCGGTTTGATTCCTCTGATCATCATGGCCATCATCGCTTTCCCGATGACCTTCTTTGCCCACCGCGGCCTGTGCCGTTTCGTTCTGTCCGGCAAAAATCCCGGTGAAGACATCACCGCCGTGGTGGAAGAGCACTTCGGCATCACCGCCGGTAAACTGATCACCCTGCTGTACTTCTTCGCCATCTACCCGATTCTGTTGGTTTACAGCGTGGCGATCACCAATACCGTCGACAGCTTCATCACCCACCAGTTGGGCATGACGTCGCCGCCGCGCGCCATCCTGTCGCTGATCCTGATCGTCGGCCTGATGACCATCGTGCGCTTCGGTGAGCAGGCCATCGTGAAAACCATGAGCATCCTGGTCTTCCCGTTCGTAGCGGTGCTGATGCTGCTGGCGGTATACCTGATCCCTAACTGGACCGGCGCCATCTTCGAAAACGTGTCGCTGTCCGGCAGCGGTACCGGCATGGGTCACGGCCTGATCATGACTCTGTGGCTGGCGATCCCGGTGATGGTGTTCTCCTTCAACCACTCGCCGATCATCTCCGCCTTCGCCGTCGCCAAACGCGAAGAGTACGGCGCGGACGCCGAGAAGAAATGCTCCCGCATTCTGGCTTACGCGCACATCATGATGGTGCTGACCGTGATGTTCTTCGTGTTCAGCTGCGTGCTGAGCCTGACGCCGGAAAACCTGGCGGAAGCCAAGGCGCAGAACATCTCGATTCTGTCTTACCTGGCTAACCACTTTAACAACCCGATGATCGAGTACATCGCGCCGGTTATCGCCTTCGTCGCCATCACCAAATCGTTCCTGGGCCACTACCTGGGCGCCCGTGAAGGCTTCAACGGCCTGGTTGCCAAGTCAATGAAGAGCCGCGGAAAAACCGTCAGCACCGCCAAGCTGAACCGCATGACCGCTATCTTCATGCTGGTGACCACCTGGATCGTCGCCACCCTGAACCCGAGCATCCTGGGCATGATCGAAACCCTGGGTGGCCCAATCATCGCCATGCTGCTGTTCCTGATGCCGATGTACGCCATCCGTAAAGTGCCTGCCATGCGCAAGTACAGCGGCCACATCAGCAACGTATTTGTGGTTGTGATGGGTCTGATCGCCATCTCTGCTATCGTGTTCAGCCTGCTCGGCTAA
- the deoR gene encoding DNA-binding transcriptional repressor DeoR — protein METRREERINRLVQALKRADKIHLKEAAALLGVSEMTIRRDLSAEPAAVVLLGGYVVTDPRSNGVTNYFVSDQKAKQVTEKRRIGLLAAPLINENDTVFFDCGTTTPAIIDAIADELAFTAVCHSLNTFLALQDKPNCKVVLCGGEFKPNNYIFSSVGGRNELDHICPNIAFISAAGLSLQHGATCFNFDELEMKHRAMAMAQQKILVADHSKFGKTKPACIGPLMQFDRVITDRQPGADFLAFFNDNAIAIRY, from the coding sequence ATGGAAACGCGGCGCGAAGAACGTATCAACCGGTTAGTTCAGGCGTTAAAACGCGCTGACAAGATCCACCTGAAAGAAGCCGCCGCGCTGCTGGGGGTCTCGGAGATGACCATTCGCCGCGATCTAAGCGCCGAACCGGCGGCCGTGGTGTTGCTCGGCGGCTACGTGGTGACCGATCCGCGCAGCAACGGCGTGACCAACTACTTCGTTTCCGATCAAAAAGCCAAACAGGTCACGGAGAAACGGCGCATCGGACTGCTGGCAGCGCCGCTGATCAATGAAAACGACACGGTGTTTTTTGACTGCGGCACCACCACCCCGGCGATCATCGACGCCATCGCCGACGAGCTGGCTTTCACCGCCGTGTGTCATTCGCTGAACACCTTCCTGGCGCTGCAGGACAAACCGAACTGCAAGGTGGTTCTGTGCGGCGGCGAGTTCAAGCCGAACAACTACATCTTTTCCAGCGTCGGCGGCCGCAACGAGCTCGATCACATCTGCCCGAACATCGCCTTTATCTCCGCCGCCGGCCTCAGCCTGCAGCACGGCGCCACCTGCTTCAACTTCGACGAGCTGGAGATGAAGCATCGCGCCATGGCGATGGCGCAGCAAAAGATCCTGGTGGCAGACCACAGCAAGTTCGGCAAAACCAAGCCGGCCTGCATCGGCCCGCTGATGCAGTTCGATCGGGTGATCACCGATCGCCAGCCGGGCGCCGACTTCCTGGCGTTCTTCAACGACAACGCCATCGCTATCCGCTATTAA
- the deoC gene encoding deoxyribose-phosphate aldolase: MTTESIDYASYVDHTLLAMDATEMQIAKLCEEAQQHNFYAVCVNSGYVPLAAQLLQESTVKVCSVIGFPLGAGLTVAKAFEAKAAIAAGAQEIDMVINVGWLKSGLLDEVKADIAAVREVCAAIPLKVILETCLLSDAQIVQVCEMCRELDVAFVKTSTGFSTGGAREEHVKLMRETVGSEMGVKASGAVRDRATAEKMIKAGATRIGTSSGVAIVSGAQPAAGSY, encoded by the coding sequence ATGACCACCGAAAGCATCGATTACGCCAGCTATGTTGACCACACCCTGCTGGCCATGGACGCCACCGAAATGCAGATCGCCAAACTGTGCGAAGAAGCGCAGCAGCACAACTTCTATGCGGTATGCGTCAACTCCGGCTATGTGCCGCTGGCGGCCCAGCTGCTGCAGGAAAGCACCGTGAAAGTCTGCTCGGTGATCGGTTTCCCGCTGGGCGCCGGCCTGACCGTCGCCAAAGCCTTTGAAGCCAAAGCGGCGATCGCCGCCGGCGCGCAAGAGATCGACATGGTGATCAACGTCGGCTGGTTGAAAAGCGGCCTGCTGGACGAAGTGAAAGCCGACATCGCCGCCGTGCGCGAGGTTTGCGCGGCGATCCCGTTGAAGGTAATATTGGAAACCTGCCTGCTCAGCGATGCGCAGATCGTCCAGGTTTGTGAAATGTGTCGCGAACTCGATGTCGCCTTCGTGAAAACCTCCACCGGCTTCAGCACCGGCGGCGCTCGGGAAGAGCACGTCAAACTGATGCGCGAGACCGTGGGCAGCGAAATGGGCGTGAAAGCTTCCGGCGCCGTGCGCGATCGCGCCACCGCCGAGAAGATGATCAAAGCCGGCGCCACGCGTATCGGCACCAGCTCCGGCGTCGCCATCGTCTCCGGCGCCCAGCCGGCGGCGGGCAGCTACTGA
- the ybjG gene encoding undecaprenyl-diphosphate phosphatase encodes MEQLNHVLFAWINATPASPEWMIDFATFLARDLIIIVPLLIVGLWLWGPRSQLVSQREVVAKTTIALLFAMLAASAIGALLPHERPFVAGVGYTFLAHAPDSSFPSDHGTAIFTFALAFLFWHRVWSGALLMIVAVGIAWSRVYLGVHWPLDMVGGFLLGLVGCLFAQLVWNLFGDVLADKLSRLYRFLFAFAIRRGWVKE; translated from the coding sequence ATGGAGCAGTTAAACCATGTTCTTTTCGCCTGGATCAATGCGACCCCGGCATCTCCCGAATGGATGATCGATTTCGCCACCTTTTTGGCGCGCGATCTTATCATTATCGTGCCGCTGCTGATCGTCGGCCTGTGGCTGTGGGGGCCGCGAAGCCAGCTGGTTTCACAGCGCGAAGTGGTGGCGAAAACCACGATCGCGCTGCTGTTCGCCATGCTTGCCGCCTCCGCTATCGGCGCGCTGCTGCCGCATGAGCGTCCGTTCGTCGCCGGCGTGGGTTATACCTTCCTGGCGCACGCACCGGACAGCTCGTTCCCCAGCGATCACGGCACCGCCATCTTTACCTTTGCGCTGGCGTTCCTGTTCTGGCACCGGGTCTGGTCCGGCGCGCTGCTGATGATTGTCGCCGTCGGCATCGCCTGGTCACGCGTTTACCTCGGCGTGCACTGGCCGCTGGATATGGTCGGCGGTTTCCTGCTCGGCCTGGTCGGCTGCCTGTTCGCTCAGCTGGTATGGAATCTGTTCGGTGATGTCCTCGCCGACAAGCTGTCGCGTCTGTATCGCTTCCTGTTTGCCTTCGCCATTCGCCGCGGCTGGGTGAAAGAATAA
- a CDS encoding phosphatase PAP2 family protein gives MNPESSLNQSSTAQQIKTTALYSLPTSFYRWQVFGLLISGLVFLWLSRNEQLDWAISNYWYDAASGHFPWQNNYWLDLINHRLLKQIVIVGAVLTLFWGIYRRSARLIVSMLLLGIGPLVVGILKATSAHSCPWDLIEYGGKAMSFPLFGAIPALPGPGRCFPGGHASSGFAVMALFFLFYPQRPRLAWCCWCGGIALGMLMGFGQIMRGAHFLTHNLWAGWWVWLSQLAIYWMISGYWRRKMR, from the coding sequence GTGAATCCAGAATCGTCATTAAATCAATCCTCAACGGCACAGCAAATTAAGACAACCGCCCTTTACTCCCTGCCGACATCCTTTTACCGTTGGCAAGTTTTTGGCCTGCTGATCAGCGGTTTGGTATTCCTGTGGCTCTCCCGCAACGAACAGCTGGACTGGGCGATCAGCAATTATTGGTACGATGCCGCCAGCGGGCATTTCCCGTGGCAAAACAATTATTGGCTGGATCTGATCAATCACCGTCTGTTGAAGCAGATAGTGATCGTGGGAGCGGTGCTCACGCTGTTTTGGGGCATCTATCGCCGCAGCGCGCGCCTGATTGTCAGCATGCTGCTTCTCGGCATCGGCCCGCTGGTGGTGGGCATTCTCAAGGCCACCAGCGCGCACTCCTGTCCGTGGGATCTGATCGAGTACGGCGGCAAGGCGATGTCCTTCCCTTTATTCGGCGCGATACCGGCGCTGCCGGGCCCCGGTCGCTGTTTCCCCGGCGGGCACGCCTCGAGCGGTTTCGCGGTCATGGCGTTATTTTTCCTGTTTTATCCGCAGCGCCCGCGCCTGGCCTGGTGCTGCTGGTGCGGCGGCATTGCGCTCGGCATGTTGATGGGCTTTGGTCAGATCATGCGCGGCGCACATTTTCTTACCCATAACCTGTGGGCGGGTTGGTGGGTTTGGTTAAGCCAGTTGGCTATTTATTGGATGATTAGCGGCTATTGGCGCCGCAAGATGAGGTAA
- the eco gene encoding serine protease inhibitor ecotin, which yields MNKASVVFSGLLMAVSAGAMAATSGDDADMSKQPLEKVAPYPKAEKGMNRQVIYLPKQEHEENYKVELLIGKTLEVDCNRHMIGGTLETKTLSGWGYDYLVLEKLSEPASTMMACPDNTKTKQFIAANLGDAAMQRYNSRLPIVVYAPKDAEVKYRIWKAEDTVSQAESK from the coding sequence ATGAACAAGGCATCCGTTGTATTTTCCGGCCTGCTGATGGCCGTTTCCGCCGGCGCTATGGCGGCGACCTCTGGCGATGACGCAGACATGAGCAAACAGCCGCTGGAAAAAGTCGCGCCTTACCCGAAAGCCGAGAAGGGCATGAATCGCCAGGTGATCTACCTGCCGAAGCAAGAGCACGAAGAGAACTACAAGGTCGAACTGCTGATCGGCAAGACGCTGGAAGTGGACTGCAACCGCCATATGATCGGCGGCACGCTGGAGACCAAAACCCTGTCCGGCTGGGGTTACGACTACCTGGTGCTGGAGAAGCTGTCTGAACCGGCCTCGACCATGATGGCCTGCCCGGACAACACCAAGACCAAGCAATTCATCGCCGCCAACCTGGGCGACGCCGCGATGCAGCGTTACAACAGCCGCCTGCCGATCGTGGTGTATGCGCCGAAAGACGCGGAAGTGAAATACCGCATCTGGAAAGCCGAAGATACCGTAAGCCAGGCTGAATCAAAGTAA